Below is a window of Yersinia kristensenii DNA.
AAGCCGCGACGTTACAAAAGGTTGCGGAAATAGAACACCATATTAATGATCTTAAACAGATGCGATTACGTTTATTGGCTTTGGCGGATGAGTGCCCAGGGGATGACGGCGCAGAATGCCCGATTATCAATAACCTGGCGGGGTGTTGTCATGCCAGTGAGAAACCAGAGGTCAAAAGCCAGAAGCTGGGTGATGGGGTATTGATTTAGTATATGTTTAAAGGCGCATTCAGATAAATACGCCTTTATATCAATATATTAGTGATTAATAGCTCTAACGTGTAAGGTATTGCCTTCCACTAATATCACTTCAACTTCGGTACCAATAGCCAGCTCAGTCGCGCTATAAATGCGCCAACTGCTGTCGCCAACCCTCATGCGGCCAAAACCGTCAACTGTCGGCTCGGTCAGTGTTGCTCGCGTTCCCAGCAATTGATGCGTTCGTTGGTTCAGCATTGCCGGTTGCGGTTTGGTGCGTTTGCTCAGCCAATACCACCATAGAAATGCAGAAACCACCGTCAGAACGGCAAACAACACGCCTTGCATCTCCCAGCTAAAGGGAAATAACCAGACCAGAGCACCGACAACCACGGCAGCGACGCCAC
It encodes the following:
- a CDS encoding NfeD family protein translates to MLEAIAANPSWFWLSLGGLLLAAEMLGASGYMLWSGVAAVVVGALVWLFPFSWEMQGVLFAVLTVVSAFLWWYWLSKRTKPQPAMLNQRTHQLLGTRATLTEPTVDGFGRMRVGDSSWRIYSATELAIGTEVEVILVEGNTLHVRAINH